A window from Chryseobacterium vaccae encodes these proteins:
- a CDS encoding GlmU family protein, which yields MQLVFSDAQYWEDFLPLTFTRPIAAMRCGILTFSERWQKILENTEVSYFTETYLQHKFKEPEDKESLFLVTNFLPTETVIQQIKELKQGEALVYEDELVAARINMKGFSLNQIEKMTDIKEELIFFKRPADLFTYNHHAIDFDFDLLTKGRISQELSSTNGFLGDKKDLFIEEGAQIEFSTLNTKTGKIYIGKNAEVMEGCNLRGPIALGEDSKFNLGSKIYGATTIGPHCKVGGEVNNIIIFGYSSKGHEGFIGNSVIGEWCNFGADTNSSNLKNNYSQVKLWNYRTKAFEDTGLQFAGLIVGDHSKTAINTQLNTGTVIGVASNIFKPGFPPNLVENFSWGGLKDDERFRLDKVYEVAERAMARRKVPLTDDDKAILKHIFDTY from the coding sequence ACGCGCAATACTGGGAAGATTTTCTTCCGCTTACCTTTACCCGTCCCATTGCTGCCATGCGGTGTGGTATCCTTACTTTTTCTGAAAGATGGCAAAAGATCCTCGAAAATACCGAAGTTTCCTACTTTACAGAAACCTACCTTCAGCATAAATTCAAAGAGCCGGAAGATAAGGAAAGCCTTTTCCTTGTTACCAATTTCTTGCCGACTGAAACCGTGATTCAGCAGATCAAAGAGCTCAAGCAGGGGGAAGCTCTGGTGTATGAAGATGAATTAGTCGCTGCCAGAATTAATATGAAAGGATTTTCTTTGAACCAGATTGAAAAAATGACAGATATTAAGGAAGAACTGATTTTTTTCAAAAGACCAGCCGACCTTTTTACCTATAACCATCATGCCATCGATTTTGATTTTGATCTTCTTACCAAAGGACGAATTTCCCAAGAGCTTTCTTCAACCAACGGCTTTTTAGGAGATAAAAAAGATCTTTTTATTGAAGAAGGAGCCCAGATAGAATTTTCAACGTTAAATACCAAAACAGGAAAGATTTATATCGGGAAAAATGCTGAGGTGATGGAAGGGTGTAATCTCCGCGGTCCTATTGCATTGGGAGAGGATTCTAAATTCAATCTGGGATCTAAAATTTACGGTGCCACTACTATAGGACCACATTGTAAAGTGGGTGGTGAGGTGAATAACATTATTATCTTTGGTTATTCAAGTAAAGGCCATGAAGGTTTTATAGGAAACTCAGTAATCGGGGAATGGTGTAATTTCGGGGCAGATACTAATTCTTCCAACCTTAAAAACAACTATAGTCAGGTGAAGCTCTGGAACTATCGTACGAAAGCATTTGAAGATACAGGGCTGCAGTTTGCCGGACTTATTGTAGGAGATCATTCTAAAACCGCTATTAATACCCAATTAAATACCGGAACTGTGATTGGAGTGGCTTCTAATATCTTCAAACCTGGCTTCCCGCCGAATCTTGTAGAAAACTTTTCATGGGGCGGACTGAAAGATGATGAGAGGTTCAGGCTGGACAAAGTTTATGAAGTGGCT